From the Nematostella vectensis chromosome 7, jaNemVect1.1, whole genome shotgun sequence genome, the window gtcatgccgggaaatatcaaactgaggctttggcgtaTCGACCGAGGCTTTGCGTGAAATTACCATAAAAAAACCCTGCTTTTTGCACCCGAAATTATCGAGCTTCACATTAAAACGGTATTTTTGCTAAAATTAATCTAGATTCATTGTCCTTTCCGGaaaatcggcttcaaactaccagtgttttgacaatttctCGCCGAAATgatttcaagtttgctgaaatTCTATTTGCGATAAACAAAAGCAGCAAATCTTCACTTTATACGAAGGAAAACGACAAGTTACTCAAAGTTTAGGCCTGCATAATGTATCAGAAGCAAAAGAAGTATTTTAGTTTGTATCTTATCGTCTGTGGAGGATTCATAGCGAAAGAAATCATTTCTACGATCAAATTCGTGAAAACGACGTTTCAAACGAGACTAAATTAGTCTACAAAATAATGTTGATCAAGATACGTATATTGTCTTCATTGGAGGTTCTATATTTCGTGGTGgttaaaaaatgcaaaatgtgtcttacaaaaaagcaaaatgtgTCTTGTTCAGTCCCCGCCAagtatatactaaaacaattattctcCTCAGGCTCAATTCGCCTTCGGCAAATAATTGTTAAGTATTTGGGAGACCATGACTTTTAATGACCACATAATGAAGTTGGCCCTTAAAAGAGGTACATTGCAAAGATTATAACGAGGGACCATTGGAGTGACCACCTAATTACGAAGGCCATTGAAACAGGTTAATTGTAAATTTATGACGAGGCTCACAATTATCTTACCTGTATCGTCGTCGCAGTCTCGTGAGATTGGCGTCCCCAATGAATCGAGGCTTTCTCTTCTTCCGATCGCAAAGTGATCATTATCAAATACAAAAGGCTCCACCCGTTCGGGACTGCCACTAGCGTCCGAATCAATGTCCAGTAAATTGACGTCGGATAAGCGTGTCGGACTGCCACTAGCGTTCGAATCAATGTCCAGTAAATTGACGTCGGATAAGCGTGTCGGACTGCCACTAGTATCCGAATCAATGTCCAGTAATTTTACGTCAGACGACGGTTGCGAGCTTGCACTAGTGTCCGAATCGATGTCCACTAGTTTGATATCGGACAACTGTTCCGTTACGCCGGGCACAGCACCCGGATTACTACTAGTCCAGTTCGGCGGCGTACAGCCTACATTCGCGAGTAACGGGTCCGTCCCGGGACTCGCACTTGCCTCGTTACTCGTACTCGTATCCTCCATGATTCGCGTTATCGTGAAGCGTGAAACGCGAGGGAAAAAGTCACGTACCAAATTCCTGATTACAGGCTTCGGCGAAGAGTTCGTGCTCGGGAATGAAAGTAGACTCGTCCCCGATGACTTTGGTTTAGAAGCAGGGGTGGGCTCCGATACGGAGCTTTGTGACGTAGTTGGGCTGCTAGCCCCGGGGGCTGGGTCCGACTCTTGGTCCTTTGCGAGCGATTTATTGCGTTGACAATAACCGTAAATATCCGCTAATAATATTCGCTGGGTGGTCTCCATACCCTAAGATGCAAAACAAAAATTGCGCATAAAGTTTACATTTCACACAATCACTacttttgtgttttctaaagAGGCAAGAGGCAAGCAGTAGTGGACTGTAGATATACTGAACATAGAAAGACAAAGGCAAGGCAAGCAGTAGTGAACTGTAGACATACTGAACATAGAAGGACAAAGGCAAGGCAAGCAGTAGTGAACTGTAGATATACTGAACATAGAAGGACAAAGGCAAGGGGCAAACAGTAGTGGACTGTAGATACACTGAACATAGAAGGACAAAGGCAAAATGTCTGCCTGTCCGTTTGTCTCTAAAAACGGACCTAACTTATATAGTAGATTAAGTAGCCCAGGTCTCTTTAAGCTTCCCCTATGCCAGTAATCCTGTTTAATATCATGTTTaaggtcttggtaaaggtaaatttgacaccactgtttgtttttgtggtttttgcaaaacctgtataaatagttcttaaactttatttttgcaaaaaaaaaaaaatttctattCTAGCGTataaatttttcttttctagcGTATTATTTTGAGGCGAGAACTCCAGCTTGTCGGGCGTAACCTCGCGACGGGTTTTAAGATATCGCCTTCAAATTTTCGGGATCTGAAAGATAAATATGCCATGTCATAAAGTGTGaggaattttcgattttcgactgaagatcgcttttatagcacttttcgtgtccaaatttcgccagaaatgagagttctaactttgattcgtgatattttgttgacagtgtcaaataacaaaaagtcctcacacactttggtagatcatctatctgtcattgagatgcaattacgtgcaagtgcatgcgcaataacgcgaaggtacattacgctctagagtaaactccgtacttttgaggttgaggcctcaaaacttaaacatggaattagctattgcaaaaataaacttgcaggagataattcaatcttttatcttttatttgatatatagtttgtacatgtagCGAAAATTGAGGCGCGAcgatatttttttcgtttaCCTTTTTACCGAGACCTTAAATAACGTCAGCAATCTACCCGTCAGTCCGGTCTGTCTGactgtttgtctgtctgtttgtctaCTGACCGGCTCTTTTTTGAGTTCTTTGTCAAGGTCTATCCGGACCAGACTGTTGTTGACCTTTAGCGATAGTGCAAGAGCCATCAGACCGCCAACATACGGGTCATTCTCTCGCAAGTCCAGTCTCAGCAGCGTCTTGCTGTCAGCAACAACCTGTTAAAGGTACAACAAACGTGTAGGGGGCCTTCCGTGTCATAATTCCTTCATTTTTATTAGTATTCTAGTATCTACATAAAATACTGTATTTCATTAAACAAACGTTTCATGCTGCTGGGCGCAGTTAGTGGCATTTTATGGATTCTGTCTGAAAATGTCATTTGGAAGAGAGTTCCTGCTATAATGGGTTTAAAGTACACTACATATATAAGCCTCTTTCCCTTTCATCTTTCCCTAGCATATTtcaatcgttttttttttagtttgctAAGCAAATGTGAATTATATACACATGGAGATTCAGTGcagtagcaggcctcgaaatattagACGCAcaatataaaaacataaaagaaaatattggaggcaCAATATAgaaacataaaagaaaatattagagGCACTACCATTCCCCTACATCCTCCTGACACTGTCCTGAGTGAAATAAATGTCTTAAAGGTTATCTGGAAACCTGGATGTGTCTAACAGCCTTACCTCGGCAAGAGCAATGATCCCCTCACTGGAAAGCCGCGTGTTCAGTAGACCCACCCTTTGGAGGGATTTGTTACCCAGGAGCCCACTCTTCAGAAGGTGAATACCTTCGTTGGTCAGTCGATTGTGGCCAAGGTTCAAGGTTTGCAAAGATGTCAACGCCACCTAAAGAGTGATAATAGTCATGCTTAGAGGCAACAGAAATAGGAGTGATTCGCATGAAAGCTTCAATATGTTATACAGGGGGCAGTTCCTAAAAAGCAGGTTAGTGTTAACCCAGGGATTAATATGGCTATCTTGACATTTCATTGGATAAAAAGGACATTTTTTTCCTTGGTAAGCATTAACTTGTTTTCTCGGAACTGGACCCAGTACTGTATTTCAGGTGCCTCTTTTGTGTACAACAGGGCATGCTTTGCTTGTAGGATTATAATAAAGGAGGATTTGGGGGAAATCTTATGTCCACCTTATATACTCACAAGTGCATTTGCAAGAGCACTCATGCCCTGGAAGGTCAACTGGTTGTTCCAGAGCACAAGGGTCTGTAAACCCCCATCTCTCTGCTCCACAAGGCCCTCACACAGGTGTGCCAGACCCATGTCTTGTAGCTGGTTATTGCGGAGGTCTAGAAGGCGCAAGGTCTTGTTGGACTTCAACATGGTGCCGAGGCACTGGCCGTCAGACGGGACTAATCGGTTATCGCCCAGAAACAGGTCACGCAAGTTGTGGTTTGTTTTTACTGCAGTTGCTGTAGGTCAAATAATAACTGTGTGATAACAGGAAAGACTGTATCACTCAAGGAGGGGATTTTCTCAGTTGAGCTCTCCACCTTGTCAAAATAGTGTTTGGCTAGCCAGCTATCTTTACGGGTTATACGGAAATGTTTATCTTCCAAATGAAGAATAAGGTTCACTAGTGACAAATATGGAACCAGAGCACCTTATCCTTTGTGCACTTCAACACTCTtgtccagaaaaaaaaatacacatataCCTAAATAAGCCAGAATAAGAGCCAGCTAACAGGATAGTTGGATGTCTAGCTTACtgacataacaacaacaatcaacactacataccaagcaaaaaaagaGGTTTTCCTGTGAGGTTTGTTGCCTCCATATGAAGCACTACGAGGTTGCAGCCAAGCTTCAGGGACCTGCCCAATAGAGGTATAGACTGCTCTGTCCAGACAGTGTGCCGCAAGTCCAGGTATTCCAAGCAGGGTGTCTgaataaaacacaaacaaacagaaGAAGAAATGAAATTGCCATACAAAGATACAAAAATTGTACGTAAATCATTACTGTGAAAACACGtaaaacatatatatttttttaataggaGGAATGTGTTGTTAAAATTTGTAGCTATTGTACTTTGAGAAAGAAACAAGACTCATAATGGCATCTTACAAGTTTGACAGCCCTTGCAATAGCCTGCCATCCTCGTATCTTGATCTTGTTGTTGTATGCTAGATTGATGCGATTAGCTGTGTGGTAAAACTCAACCATTTCAAGCAATGATATCACACCCTGTGtaagaattggaaaaaagccTTAACGTTATAATTCCACAAGTCTTTTGTGTACATCTGTTATTTCATGACAGACTGGTTATTGAGTTGTAATGCAAACAGTACCTCATCATCAAGATTAGTGTTCTCTAGGTCCAAAGTCCTGGTCCTGACTTGCCGGAAAACTTCCTCTAGCGACTCACAGGATTTCTGGTCCAGCTTGGTACCTGGGAAAATTAAAAGGTGAAGATCAGTGCTGCAGTGCAGAGCTGAGCACAAGGAGCTTGAGAAGCTCCTCCACTGGCCACTTAATAAAAAGAccttcgaggctctggaaccagggtatgcATTGTGCAAAAGCTAAAAGTTTTGCTTGGACACTTGATTGAAGGTTGGCTCATTTTTACACAagtaaaaattgacaaaaCTTCCCTAGAAATGCATTTCTTTTGGCTATACTAGAGTGCATTATggattttattatctttttttagaaTGATCTATGTACATAATTTGGAGGCTTTTGTTCATGCTTACCTCTCAAATCGATAACATCAATTCTTTCGTGAAAGCTTTCACAAGCctgtaaaaaattaaaatttgaaaaaaaagttaaaattaaaaaaaacctcaCATAACTCTTTTATATCATAAATGTGAGAAAAGGAACAATGCCCTATTAACAATGACTTCAGTTTACATACCTCGAGCTGTTTTATCAGCTTATCACatggttttgttttacttatattaCATGCTGTACGGTATGATTCAATAACTTCTGAACTTGTAGCTTTTCCacctaaaaagataaaaaagtcAAAACTTCATTACTTAAAATGAGAGAGTATGTATACTATATAACATCTAATTGAccgatttttttgttttcttccttGTAACTTGTAAAATCGTTTCACTACATATCTCAGAAAACACCATTGTTATTGTAGCAAAATATTCAGGTGGTAATAACTAGGCTTTTACAGCATTCTAAGGTAttttgtcaaaacaaaaaaaacagggtTTTATTTACtgtagaaataaataaataaagcacaaagaaagTATCACTAGCATTGTCAAGAAGAAACCTTACATACAGTTTAATCCACGACAAAAACAATATCAAGTACTTTGTGATGTACTGGTATTGAATAAATCTACAGAAAATTAAACGGTTTAACTGATTATCTATATTTTGAAGGGTTCAATCCTAGAGTTTAATTGGTGGCTGGTAAGACAATTTAATCCTGGTTTTATCACAAGAGATAAAAAGACTTTCAGAACAGGACTCACTAATCTACACAGAGAAAAGCACCAATAGTTGAAGAAAGTTTACAAGACAATAAGCAGACATTGATTTCAAGGCAAAAGTATTTACAATATGTATGTCGGGCAAAATTCAAAGACTCAAATGAAATAATAGATTAGTATATTTTCCCAagaatcattttattttgtttctccATAAACCCTGTATATCTAGAAGGGCAGTGACCCTTGAAATGAAACAAATTGCTTCTTTCCAAACCAAACAAAAGTACAAGTTACCAAGTACGGTAAAACATGGTAATACCATTATGTGAAATAAATTTGTGCAAAATTTAAGTGATAACTCTAATTCTTAACATGAAATTATGAATAAATATAACACATTAGAAATCACCGTGTGGTTAAAGAAAGATTAAGCAGCTTATCAACCCATAATCATTGTGCACTTACAGTTGAcaagataaataaaaagtatGCCATGATTGAGGTTATTAATATTGTACAAGCCCATGCCAACAATATCCAACATCTAGATTGCCTTCTGACTTCTATcatttaaaatgttttcaatttttttatatctttattGGTCAGGACAAGAATTGTAATATACAAAACATATGTCCAATGAGGCCATGCGTAAACGGGCACTAGGCCCATGTAGGACACACCCCAAACTAAAGaaatctgaaataaaaatgacaataaaaacTACTTTTGGTGGCAGCCACAGTCCTGAGCGAAATGCTTTTTAATCAAGTCACCTCTCTGCAAGATGCACCAAGTTATTCCGTAAGTTTGAATTACAGAAACCAGAATGTGGCAGTTAGCAGTTGGAAATCATTGACAAGAGATTGCAATAAATTACACTAAAAAGTACAATGATCCATCAAAGACActaaatttcaatttttgtAAAGTAAAACCcacttaaaaaaagaatttttaaTTTGAGAGATttagtattatatttttaccaATACTTTTGCCTGGAAGagaattttctttattattaagAATTTATATCTTCCCAGTCTCGAAAGTCATTTAGCTAATTTATAACAAAAGCTTTCGTCAAGACCCGGTGCTCCCCCAAGGCTTTTCGGTTAATGTTAATGAAATAGTTAATGTTTCACAGAAATTTCACAAAATATTCAGATCATTTTTAGGTGAAAGGGTGTTTTTATGTGAGTCGTAGAGTAAAGATCTGCGATGTTTCCCCTGACATAATTTATTTAGTTAGTAAGATTAAGTCATTTTTTTAACAGTGAAAGTttgtaaagaaataaataaatagagtATTTGCTGAATTTCTTGATATTTGGtctcattttgaaaaaaaagtcacAAATGCAACTGTTTGGACATTATCTCTGAGTCGTAGTATCATAATAAAATGAGGCACTTAACACAAATAATTGTCTTATGCCTTGGACTATGCCTATAGTGAGGTAATCCTGACAACCTGTTGTGGAGAAATATCTATTGACGCATTATCTAAACCATGGCTGTCAACTCCCCTGCATTAgaagtctcaagattttgaaccttttctcaagcctaattttcttgaaaatatccatacatttaTTGTATTCTCTCGCATCAGCtatcttggtacttctgatacaagatttttcctaaagAGAGGTTGACTTTGACTATGCTAAACAGAATTATACTGTATGCATATAGGTGTTTGGTAACTTGTTCACACTAATTTTATATGCATTCACCATAAAAATGGGGAAATTGATGGGATGGCTATACTGCTGTTCATGCCTCACTTCACAGCACAATGATCAAAATTCCCTGTTGGCTCTGCTAATAAAACAACCAGCATATCCCACAGTGTGAAAGAAAATTAATGTTAGCATGCAAGAATACCTGCTTTAAATAGGAGACTAAATAGACCTGTCAAATTTAAGTAGGGATATTAAAAACGGTATGGACCAAAATGGATCAAAATGTTTTGGACAAGtgtggaaaaaataaaaaagaataaaaaatgaatataaaaatgGTATTCTATCAAATATAGAATTATTTTCACATCATCATTTCCATCATTAGCAGTTTAAATTTTTATTCTTACTTTGTATCTGTGAGTACctcaaataataaaaaagaaatacaaatgCGATCTGAACAACCAATTAATCAAAAGGCCAAATGTAAGACGAACAGGCATaatatataatttatttttacattatCTCCAATTTGGATAGGTAGAAAAAACGGAAACTGTCAAAGATACAGTACTCCTAAAAGATTTATATCTAGATTGATGTTTGGATAATTTTGAGTGTTGATGCGAAGGGTGACACTAAATATAACAGTAGCATTTGTTCGCGAAGCGTTTACGTGGGTATTTTTCTGATTCAAGGAATCGAACTGACCTTTATTTTATCGAGAGCAAGGTAACATCGTGATTAGAAAGTCACGGTCGAAAGCCATTTAATCAGCAAACAGATGAGTAACAGATCTCAATTTAGGGTTATTGAATACAGGGCTTTTCGAGGTATTAGATAAAAGGAAGCTCCATCGTCATCAAAACACCTCTCACTAAACGAAACGTACGACAGAGAGGAAATGACGAGACAATTTGATTACACTATGAAATTATCCAATACCAATTAgactacaaagaaaatgtGACATCTTTACCATCCTGCCATGGGTCCTTTGGTTCTTGGCTGTGAAATAACGGCAGCGCGTGGTCATCGGGGAAAGAGACTTTCCTCTTACGATCGGATTTCGGCGACCTGGCAGAGACGCTTCTGTTGAGAGGGGATAAACTCAAATTTGATGCATCGTTGACGCTTGGCTCAGAGCAAGCGGTATCTTCACAAGCCAGGGCATCCTCAGCTGTTTCCATCTCTAATCATGGCAATGGGTTGGTATTTTTAGCAGGAGTAATCGACGTGTTTCCTGTCTCGGGATTTCGTTTACATCTGCGCCATATTGGAAACCCACCCCAATTTGGGGGACTGGGGCTATTCACCAGCATGCCAAGTGCGCTCGAACCAcgaacacccccccccccccccccccccaacacacacacgcacatTAAAAATCCACACAGATAAAAAATCTTGATTAAGTTCATCTACTAGTAAATTGTTCTAAATGTTATACCGACTGACTAACCAGGTAAACATATTCTCCTGACCATacctaacaaaaaaaagtaaataaataaaaaacactaaTGCTACGAACGAAATATTAGCTCTCTTAgagccttttttgttttaagtgGAATATTGTGTGTTGAAAAAGGGTTTTTTACCCTTCGCatttattttctagggagagTAACTGTAGAAATTTATAGGTCTCACAcagatttttattattttgggaGCCCTGTGGTATCCATCATGCAAAGAGCGCTCATTCTttctccgccatcttggatccacAAAGTTCAAACGTTTCGGCGTTTTTACCGGTTTATATCTCATAAATGTTCTATAAGTACAGCTCTTTCGGAGGACGACTAACACCTTCGGAAGCCAATTCAGCCTTTCAGGCCCAGGTAAACACTTATAAGTGCTTAGAAAACCGTGTTCGGCATCAAGGTAAAGTGAAAAGACTTCAACGGCGAGAAGAGGGTTGTTTCTCAATACACGTCCATATAAGCTTAATATGTCATTTATCTTATAGTATCTTAGTAAGAATTCCCTGTTATTGTAAGAATTAGACTATGACGGGTCATTCCGTCCTCCTACAAACAAGCCCACCTCTGTGTAGTCAACTACCTAGTAAGGTACCTATTCTCGTCCAGGACCTATTCTCGACCACACGAAAATAATGTCAAATATTTAGTAAACTATAAAGTAGAAAGTGACACATCGAGTCGAAGAAACAACGTAGGTAAAACATGCTTTCTAATACTTTTTACTTTAAATCGGGAAGCGATTTATACATTCCTCAGATGCCATTGGGCTCGCCGTTTGGTCCATATCATCGTCAGGTCTCCATTTATCGAACTAGAAATGCATTTTCTCGGCCCATGCAAGAGGTATCGCTCTAAAACTCGCTATACTGTTGTGAAAATTATCTGTGCAGCTGCTGCCGGTAGCATCCTGCCGAAAGcttctttattttttcgttGAACTCAATCAAAGCTGGTGTGGGTGAAATTAAGTTGCTTGCCTTGTCTCTCTCTTCTCCAAATGAAGCTTAAATTAGAATTAAATGGCACTTTTGTAAATTACATTTATCAGAGATTATTGTCTGGTATTTTAGCT encodes:
- the LOC5506998 gene encoding protein phosphatase 1 regulatory subunit 37, with translation METAEDALACEDTACSEPSVNDASNLSLSPLNRSVSARSPKSDRKRKVSFPDDHALPLFHSQEPKDPWQDGGKATSSEVIESYRTACNISKTKPCDKLIKQLEACESFHERIDVIDLRGTKLDQKSCESLEEVFRQVRTRTLDLENTNLDDEGVISLLEMVEFYHTANRINLAYNNKIKIRGWQAIARAVKLTPCLEYLDLRHTVWTEQSIPLLGRSLKLGCNLVVLHMEATNLTGKPLFLLATAVKTNHNLRDLFLGDNRLVPSDGQCLGTMLKSNKTLRLLDLRNNQLQDMGLAHLCEGLVEQRDGGLQTLVLWNNQLTFQGMSALANALVALTSLQTLNLGHNRLTNEGIHLLKSGLLGNKSLQRVGLLNTRLSSEGIIALAEVVADSKTLLRLDLRENDPYVGGLMALALSLKVNNSLVRIDLDKELKKEPGMETTQRILLADIYGYCQRNKSLAKDQESDPAPGASSPTTSQSSVSEPTPASKPKSSGTSLLSFPSTNSSPKPVIRNLVRDFFPRVSRFTITRIMEDTSTSNEASASPGTDPLLANVGCTPPNWTSSNPGAVPGVTEQLSDIKLVDIDSDTSASSQPSSDVKLLDIDSDTSGSPTRLSDVNLLDIDSNASGSPTRLSDVNLLDIDSDASGSPERVEPFVFDNDHFAIGRRESLDSLGTPISRDCDDDTASYEEHSAHPFERELDEMLASVTSSQHTCVTSNATDATSHVAEFTNHTEDVCDQSTSDCDVDNSSHTTEVTNCVTDVTSHAISEANHVSAVTINATDVTGNTIDVTKNSLDDGFWKEQLDGLRKNANVNSSPPSSGDLLFCE